The following are encoded together in the Pelodiscus sinensis isolate JC-2024 chromosome 22, ASM4963464v1, whole genome shotgun sequence genome:
- the BARHL1 gene encoding barH-like 1 homeobox protein — MEGSTAFGIDSILSHRAGSPAAPKGDPLMGECRSPLELSPGSEVSSGCPSPHSPGKECLEAGAPRPGAAAGLESHLQPGQGSAPSQSRTVTSSFLIRDILADCKPLAACAPYSSSNGPSGAEPAGRLPAKPGEDFREKMDKSSSNASSDSEYKVKEEGDREISSSRDSPPVRLKKPRKARTAFTDHQLAQLERSFERQKYLSVQDRMELAASLNLTDTQVKTWYQNRRTKWKRQTAVGLELLAEAGNYSALQRMFPSPYFYPQSLVSNLDPGAALYLYRGPSAPPPALQRPLVPRILIHGLQGGSEPPPPLPPLAGVLPRAAQPR, encoded by the exons ATGGAAGGCTCCACCGCTTTTGGGATCGACTCCATCCTGTCCCACCGCGCCGGCAGCCCGGCCGCGCCCAAAGGAGACCCGCTGATGGGGGAGTGCAGGTCCCCCCTGGAACTAAGCCCCGGCTCCGAAGTTAGCAGCGGGTGCCCGTCTCCCCACTCGCCGGGGAAGGAATGTCTGGAGGCGGGGGCTCCCCGGCCAGGCGCGGCCGCGGGCTTGGAATCTCACCTCCAGCCGGGGCAGGGCTCGGCGCCTTCCCAGTCCCGAACGGTGACCTCGTCTTTCCTAATCAGGGACATCCTCGCCGACTGCAAGCCCCTGGCTGCCTGCGCGCCGTACTCCAGCAGCAATGGCCCGAGCGGCGCGGAGCCGGCGGGCCGCCTCCCAGCCAAGCCGGGGGAGGACTTTCGAGAGAAAATGGACAAAAGTAGCAGCAACGCCTCGTCCGACTCGGAGTACAAAG TGAAAGAAGAAGGGGACCGAGAAATCTCCAGCTCGCGGGACAGCCCGCCGGTGAGGCTGAAGAAGCCCCGCAAGGCCCGCACCGCTTTCACCGACCACCAGCTCGCCCAGCTGGAGCGGAGCTTCGAGCGGCAGAAATACCTGAGCGTGCAGGACCGGATGGAGCTGGCGGCTTCCCTCAACCTCACCGACACGCAGGTGAAAACCTGGTACCAGAACAGAAG GACCAAGTGGAAGAGGCAGACAGCGGTGGGACTGGAGCTCctggcagaagctgggaattaTTCGGCTCTCCAGCGAATGTTTCCGTCTCCCTATTTCTACCCGCAGAGCTTGGTTTCCAACCTGGACCCGGGCGCGGCCCTCTATCTGTACCGGggtcccagcgcccctcccccggctctgcaGAGACCTTTAGTGCCCAGGATCCTCATTCACGGACTGCAGGGGGGCAGCGAGCCGCCCCCGCCTTTGCCCCCGCTGGCAGGCGTCCTTCCGCGAGCGGCGCAACCGCGGTGA